A genomic segment from Ignavibacteriales bacterium encodes:
- a CDS encoding T9SS type A sorting domain-containing protein, with the protein MKKVIVCCLMFVLCSFVLAQSKEERIQQLKSREDIKVTEIEPNLLKLEYPNGKLLYKNIGDYQQPSTNNQQLYSPTYDSTIIDLTTIDTTLYCQKYRFWQTVLISNRKFPIIGDINGNGRVELYGFEKDYTIDYTSVVAKEMNANGTFDSVWYYSPSTVARNIYDVDGDGNLDLHLISEESDTVIHWAIMKSKIFTKPSDTSLAINLSFDFQAEDSNTVQYNPRFAMLDGDSRTDYLYLGAPTRQYLGIYEYNPVANSLDSVFHYNYTGIDTWFEGFAVDDFDNDGIPEIIIGGIDGKVASFESTGDNAYQLIWTGEVPTNNAYMLCSTNDIDRNGKKELWVGGDAFYNGVGITRLSCFEATGNNSYEIVGRIDLVGIFTFFAYNIQAVDVDNDGIDELMVCIDGNFLILKFNGSSEHQTYEVYYIKQNDRALQGENSVFWGGTMYDLDNDGKKEILIDWDHIKENIGIRFYTAIYTPDSLTSVNEPPSIIYDYDLEQNFPNPFNLSTQVRFIIPNSSKVSVKVYNLLGKEISELINEELPRGSYTINWEARDKDNNPLPSGIYFIKLNAGSFSNTIKAVLLK; encoded by the coding sequence ATGAAAAAAGTAATAGTTTGTTGTCTGATGTTTGTACTATGTAGTTTTGTTTTAGCACAGAGCAAAGAAGAAAGAATCCAGCAGCTTAAAAGCCGCGAAGATATAAAAGTAACAGAGATTGAACCCAACCTACTAAAACTTGAATACCCAAACGGTAAATTACTATACAAAAACATTGGGGACTATCAACAACCATCTACCAACAACCAACAATTATATTCTCCAACTTACGATAGCACAATAATAGACCTGACAACAATAGATACAACTCTTTATTGCCAGAAGTACAGGTTTTGGCAAACTGTACTAATCTCAAACCGTAAATTTCCCATTATAGGTGATATAAATGGAAATGGAAGGGTTGAACTGTATGGATTTGAAAAAGATTATACTATTGATTATACAAGTGTCGTAGCAAAAGAGATGAATGCAAACGGCACATTTGATTCAGTCTGGTATTATAGCCCAAGTACAGTTGCAAGAAATATTTATGATGTAGATGGGGATGGAAATTTAGACCTACATTTAATCTCGGAGGAAAGTGATACTGTTATTCATTGGGCAATTATGAAAAGTAAAATTTTTACCAAGCCTAGTGACACATCACTTGCAATCAATTTATCATTTGATTTTCAGGCAGAAGACTCCAACACTGTACAGTATAATCCACGATTCGCAATGCTGGATGGTGATTCGAGGACTGATTATTTGTACTTAGGTGCGCCAACAAGACAATACCTTGGAATTTATGAATACAACCCTGTAGCAAATTCCCTGGATTCAGTCTTTCATTATAATTACACGGGCATAGATACCTGGTTTGAAGGTTTTGCCGTTGATGATTTTGATAACGATGGTATCCCCGAAATTATTATTGGAGGCATTGACGGCAAAGTTGCTTCATTCGAAAGTACCGGTGATAATGCTTATCAACTAATCTGGACTGGTGAGGTACCTACTAACAATGCTTATATGCTTTGCAGTACAAATGATATAGACCGGAATGGCAAAAAAGAATTATGGGTTGGAGGCGATGCATTTTACAACGGTGTTGGGATAACAAGATTGAGCTGCTTTGAAGCAACTGGAAATAATTCCTATGAAATAGTTGGACGCATCGATTTAGTTGGAATTTTTACATTCTTCGCATATAACATACAGGCAGTGGACGTAGATAATGACGGTATAGATGAATTGATGGTTTGCATAGACGGGAATTTTCTCATTCTTAAATTTAATGGAAGTTCGGAACATCAAACTTATGAAGTATATTATATAAAACAGAATGATAGGGCATTGCAAGGTGAGAATAGTGTTTTTTGGGGAGGCACTATGTACGATTTAGACAATGATGGCAAAAAAGAAATACTTATTGATTGGGATCATATCAAAGAGAATATAGGTATCCGGTTCTATACTGCAATATATACGCCTGATAGTTTAACTAGTGTAAATGAACCTCCATCAATTATATATGATTATGACTTAGAACAAAATTTCCCAAACCCATTCAATCTATCTACACAAGTGAGGTTCATAATTCCAAATAGCTCTAAAGTATCTGTAAAAGTTTATAACCTATTAGGGAAAGAAATATCTGAATTAATAAATGAAGAACTACCACGCGGAAGTTATACAATTAACTGGGAAGCAAGGGATAAGGATAATAATCCTCTTCCTTCTGGAATATATTTTATAAAATTAAATGCCGGTAGTTTTAGCAATACTATAAAGGCAGTCTTACTTAAATAG
- a CDS encoding T9SS type A sorting domain-containing protein codes for MVRFSWTKNNEADISAYEVWRKINTGSWQLISTTSNNYFVDPTYYYAPGAGDFMVTYKVRAKDVGNYFSAYSSEVSTRAEELGKQKVVNNLELDYGLLQNYPNPFNPSTKISYSIKEEGLVILKVYDVLGKEIVTLVNESKPAGVYEAEFNASQLPSGMYIYKIQAGSFSDVKKMILTK; via the coding sequence ATGGTAAGATTTAGCTGGACAAAGAATAACGAAGCGGATATTTCTGCTTATGAAGTTTGGAGAAAGATAAACACTGGAAGCTGGCAATTAATTTCAACAACTTCAAATAACTATTTTGTTGACCCGACATACTATTATGCACCTGGAGCAGGTGATTTTATGGTAACATATAAGGTTAGAGCTAAAGACGTTGGTAATTATTTTTCAGCATACAGTTCTGAAGTGAGTACAAGAGCAGAGGAATTGGGCAAACAAAAGGTTGTAAACAATTTAGAACTTGATTATGGATTATTGCAAAATTATCCAAATCCATTCAATCCAAGTACAAAAATTTCATATTCAATAAAAGAAGAAGGATTAGTAATATTAAAAGTTTACGATGTTTTAGGAAAAGAAATTGTAACTCTTGTAAATGAAAGCAAACCAGCAGGAGTTTATGAGGCAGAATTTAATGCTTCTCAACTGCCAAGTGGAATGTATATTTACAAAATTCAAGCAGGTAGTTTTTCAGATGTTAAAAAGATGATTTTGACAAAGTAA
- a CDS encoding aminopeptidase P family protein: protein MSLEIIKEKVAQAVDILNEKNIDMWVTFVQETKVLKDPIMDMTVGDHSTWKSAFIINKDGDTTAIVGDMELENFVKSGVYKNIVGYLKSFKEPFVEYVKKKNPQTIAINFSVNSVLSDGLTHGMYLLLMDYLKGTGYENKIVSAEEIISPLRGRKSDKELAIMQEAVNETLKIFAKVTAYIKPGLSEKDIADYVLKITKEKGFGLAWDEETCPAVFTGPNPSNPHSGPTDRKIEKGHLINMDFGIYYKGYCSDLQRTWYVLKDGETKAPDAVQKGFEIIRDSIQMVADALKPGVTGVEMDDIARNYITKNGYPEYPHGLGHQVGKEVHDGGAGLFPRWEKYGNAPFLKLEERQVFTIEPRLPVEGYGVSTLEEEVYLTASGCKFISKPQKELILV, encoded by the coding sequence ATGTCTTTAGAAATAATTAAGGAAAAAGTTGCGCAGGCCGTTGATATTTTAAATGAAAAAAATATTGATATGTGGGTTACATTCGTTCAGGAAACTAAGGTTTTAAAAGATCCAATTATGGATATGACAGTTGGAGATCATTCAACCTGGAAATCTGCGTTTATCATCAATAAAGATGGCGATACAACTGCAATTGTTGGTGATATGGAACTTGAGAATTTTGTTAAATCCGGTGTTTATAAAAACATTGTTGGTTATTTAAAATCATTTAAAGAACCGTTTGTAGAATATGTTAAGAAAAAAAATCCGCAAACAATTGCAATTAACTTTTCTGTAAACTCTGTTCTTTCGGATGGATTAACACATGGAATGTATTTGCTGCTGATGGATTATCTAAAAGGAACGGGATACGAAAATAAAATTGTAAGCGCTGAAGAAATCATCTCACCATTACGCGGAAGAAAATCCGATAAAGAGCTTGCAATTATGCAGGAAGCTGTTAATGAAACTTTAAAGATTTTTGCTAAGGTTACTGCTTACATCAAACCTGGGTTAAGTGAAAAAGATATTGCAGATTATGTTTTAAAGATCACAAAAGAAAAGGGTTTCGGTTTAGCCTGGGATGAAGAAACTTGCCCAGCTGTTTTTACAGGTCCGAATCCATCTAATCCGCACTCAGGTCCAACTGATCGTAAGATAGAAAAAGGTCATTTAATTAATATGGATTTTGGTATTTACTACAAAGGCTACTGTTCAGATCTGCAGAGGACATGGTATGTTTTAAAGGACGGAGAAACAAAAGCTCCAGATGCAGTACAAAAAGGATTTGAAATTATTCGTGATTCAATTCAAATGGTTGCTGATGCTTTAAAGCCTGGCGTTACCGGTGTTGAAATGGATGACATTGCAAGAAATTATATTACAAAAAATGGCTATCCGGAATATCCGCACGGACTAGGCCATCAAGTTGGAAAAGAAGTGCATGATGGCGGTGCAGGACTTTTCCCTCGATGGGAAAAATACGGCAATGCTCCATTTTTGAAACTAGAAGAACGACAGGTTTTTACAATCGAACCAAGGTTGCCTGTTGAAGGTTACGGAGTGTCTACACTTGAAGAAGAAGTTTATTTAACAGCAAGTGGTTGTAAATTCATCTCAAAACCTCAGAAAGAACTAATTTTAGTTTGA
- the gdhA gene encoding NADP-specific glutamate dehydrogenase, whose translation MSDYTNKLIADVKAKNPAEPEFHQAVEEVMGSLELVLQRHPEYRSMKILERMVEPERTITFRVPWIDDQGEIHINRGYRIEMNSAIGPYKGGLRFHPSVTLGILKFLAFEQVFKNSLTTLPMGGGKGGSDFDPKGKSDNEVMRFCQSFMTELSRHIGPNTDVPAGDIGVGGREIGFLFGQYKRLRNEFTGVLTGKGINWGGSLIRPEATGFGVVYFAKEMLKTKNTSFDGKIVAVSGFGNVAWGAVQKATELGGKVVTLSGPDGYVYDPDGIKGEKIDYMLKLRASNKDAVEDYAKEFKVKFVAGKRPWEVKCDVALPCATQNELDENNAKELVKNGCMCVCEGANMPTTIEGFKVFTDAKILYAPGKASNAGGVATSGLEMSQNSMRLPWNREEVDKRLHEIMIRIHETCVTTAEKYGTPGNYVNGANIAGFLKVADAMLDQGLV comes from the coding sequence ATGTCTGATTACACAAATAAATTAATTGCTGATGTTAAAGCAAAAAATCCTGCAGAACCGGAATTCCACCAAGCGGTTGAAGAAGTAATGGGTTCACTTGAATTAGTATTACAACGTCATCCTGAGTACCGCTCAATGAAAATTCTAGAGAGAATGGTAGAACCAGAAAGAACAATTACATTCCGCGTTCCTTGGATTGATGATCAAGGTGAAATTCACATTAACCGTGGATATAGAATTGAAATGAATTCTGCCATCGGTCCTTACAAAGGTGGATTAAGATTTCACCCCTCCGTAACACTTGGTATTCTAAAGTTCTTAGCATTTGAGCAAGTATTTAAAAATTCTTTAACCACATTGCCTATGGGCGGTGGTAAAGGCGGATCCGATTTTGATCCAAAAGGAAAATCTGATAACGAAGTTATGCGTTTTTGCCAGAGCTTTATGACGGAGCTTTCAAGACATATCGGTCCTAATACTGATGTCCCTGCTGGTGATATTGGTGTAGGTGGAAGAGAAATTGGTTTCTTGTTTGGACAATATAAAAGATTACGTAATGAATTTACTGGTGTTTTAACTGGTAAAGGTATTAATTGGGGCGGATCATTAATCCGACCGGAAGCTACGGGCTTTGGCGTAGTTTATTTTGCAAAAGAAATGTTAAAAACAAAAAACACTTCGTTTGATGGTAAAATAGTTGCAGTTTCCGGGTTTGGAAACGTTGCATGGGGCGCAGTTCAAAAAGCAACAGAGCTTGGTGGAAAAGTTGTTACACTTTCCGGTCCTGATGGATATGTATATGACCCGGACGGAATTAAAGGTGAAAAAATCGATTATATGTTAAAACTTAGAGCTAGTAATAAAGACGCAGTTGAAGATTATGCAAAAGAATTTAAAGTTAAGTTTGTTGCAGGTAAGCGTCCTTGGGAAGTTAAATGCGATGTTGCTCTTCCCTGCGCTACACAAAATGAGTTAGATGAAAATAATGCTAAAGAACTGGTAAAGAATGGTTGTATGTGTGTTTGTGAAGGTGCAAATATGCCAACAACTATCGAAGGATTTAAAGTATTTACTGATGCTAAAATTCTTTATGCCCCTGGAAAGGCTTCTAACGCGGGCGGTGTCGCAACTTCCGGATTAGAAATGTCACAAAATTCAATGCGCTTACCATGGAATCGTGAAGAAGTTGATAAACGTTTACACGAAATTATGATTAGAATCCACGAAACCTGTGTTACCACTGCAGAAAAATATGGAACGCCGGGCAATTATGTTAACGGTGCAAACATTGCCGGCTTCTTAAAAGTTGCAGATGCTATGCTGGATCAGGGACTTGTTTAA
- a CDS encoding PAS domain S-box protein, protein MRNDKAFWDENHINENNNMSLSNYSVIADDLPVLLCRFRKDGSIIFVNDSYAKFFNTSKDVLIGTKFFISADEFEKTGFSNPFLNKYKKQFSLQLSDNSIHWIEWTVNRISDRNSEGFEYQAIGQDISEHKLLEEHLTKISVAVDQSNSTVVITDTEGNIEYVNPRFTKITGYTADEAKGKNTRILKSDKNDAKVYADMWSTITKGDEWQGELLNKKKNGELFWELVTISPVKNDNGIITNYIAIKEDISDFKKSEKLEKTLYQISRAIIDNQDLDSLYSSIHKSLSEILPVENFFIAIYDKKKNLLSFPYFVDEYDEPYETEPPGKGLTEYVLRTGKPLHVDQAIFKTLVEKGEVDLVGTDSLDWIGVPLKIGEDIFGVLVVQTYSEKRRLDENDLNVLIYVSDQIALAIERTRTNNLLKSSEERYKLLFDKAADLILIINPTGTVLDINNIFELETGYKRNELIGKNIFHSGLLTSKSSVSTAFYLSRLMIGKDVPIFEIDGIKKDGDNITYELRAVPILEKEELIGVQAILRNISDRKKTEAKLHHSEKQLSNLMSSLPGMAYRSRYDINWTMEFVSQGCLDLTGFTADELTLNSKISYAELIHPEDKENVFITIRESINKKAPYQLVYRIRTKSGAEKWAWEKGTAQVSKKGKVETLEGFVTDISARVNTESALKESEELYKKLIATLPDIITITDINGEILFLNDIGIKFSGHKNFEEVKNKNIMGFIAQKDKDKGFRNFKNALTKKIGPQEYNFVNSKGEEFLFEVHREVLRSFDESPYGLIFSMRDITSRKKAEIELAQSEEKYRTLIDSIQDGVFLIVDGILLFVNKAFSKMIGYENGEIEGVSFLKFVAPEDVELVVGNYKLRQEGKLAPSSYEWRMLHKNGSKVFVNMSARVISYQGKKATIGTLKDITHQKKLEQILLNQKNLFKGVADAANILLTERNFDLAISNTLKSLGQSSDIDRVYIFENHFDSNSSEPLLSQKYEWTNGKVSPEIDNPEMQNLKYFPMFESWYPILNNGGTVNNLVKDLNPELKNLLSIQGIKSILLVPIMVNNQFWGFIGFDYCQSERIWSESEISILQTTAANLGGIIERETTKKELIDAKNTAEEMSKLKSIFLANMSHEIRTPLIAILGYTEILKSEVEHQEWNDMITTIMQSGKRLMETLNLLLDLSKVEADKVQTNYNEINIAEEVTEVVIMLGPVAQKKNLYLKSKIEKDVVLSKLDKRLLHSIITNLVNNAIKYTNTGGITVELSTINSNGIDYAMIRVVDTGIGIAKEDQENVFEEFRQVSEGYNRHFEGAGLGLTISKKFAEKMGGSISLESEVGKGSTFTVVFQAEGEGVKSKPINTMTNENILPSPLRKRRKVLVVDDDIATRNIVELFLRGEIELESASNSEEATDLINKEVYSVVLMDISLGKGISGVELLKNVRTLPQYKNVPIIAVTAHAMVGDKEKFLSSGFDDYLSKPFGKKDLINKVRSWVAHGNSIGKS, encoded by the coding sequence TTGAGAAACGACAAAGCATTTTGGGATGAAAATCATATTAATGAAAATAATAATATGAGTCTCTCTAATTATTCTGTAATTGCCGATGATTTACCAGTATTATTATGTCGTTTTAGAAAAGATGGCTCAATAATTTTTGTAAATGACTCGTACGCTAAATTTTTTAACACTTCAAAAGATGTTTTAATCGGTACAAAGTTTTTTATCTCAGCTGATGAGTTTGAAAAAACCGGTTTCTCTAATCCATTTTTAAATAAATACAAAAAACAGTTTTCATTGCAGCTTAGCGATAACTCAATTCACTGGATTGAATGGACTGTTAACAGAATATCAGATCGGAATTCAGAAGGATTTGAATATCAGGCAATTGGGCAAGATATTTCTGAACACAAACTTCTTGAAGAACATTTAACAAAAATCTCTGTTGCCGTTGATCAAAGTAATTCCACAGTTGTAATAACGGATACTGAAGGAAACATTGAATATGTTAATCCCAGATTTACTAAAATAACCGGTTACACCGCCGATGAAGCTAAAGGGAAAAACACACGAATACTCAAGTCGGATAAGAATGATGCAAAAGTTTATGCTGATATGTGGAGTACAATCACAAAGGGGGATGAATGGCAAGGGGAATTATTAAACAAGAAAAAAAATGGCGAGTTGTTTTGGGAATTAGTAACAATATCCCCGGTTAAAAACGATAATGGAATTATAACTAATTATATAGCTATTAAAGAAGATATTAGTGATTTTAAAAAATCCGAAAAATTAGAAAAAACACTTTACCAAATATCGCGTGCCATAATTGACAACCAGGATCTTGATAGTCTTTACTCATCAATTCATAAATCGTTATCTGAAATTTTACCTGTAGAAAATTTTTTTATAGCAATTTATGATAAGAAAAAAAATCTTTTAAGTTTTCCTTACTTTGTAGATGAATATGACGAACCATACGAAACAGAACCCCCCGGAAAAGGATTAACTGAATATGTTCTAAGAACTGGCAAACCATTGCATGTAGATCAGGCAATATTTAAAACTTTAGTTGAAAAGGGAGAAGTTGATCTTGTTGGAACTGATTCACTTGATTGGATTGGTGTTCCGTTAAAAATTGGTGAAGATATTTTTGGTGTGCTTGTAGTTCAAACATATTCTGAAAAAAGAAGATTGGATGAGAACGATTTAAATGTTTTAATTTATGTTTCAGATCAAATTGCACTTGCCATTGAAAGAACAAGAACTAATAACTTATTAAAAAGCAGTGAAGAGCGTTATAAGCTTTTATTTGATAAAGCGGCTGATTTAATTTTAATTATTAATCCAACAGGAACAGTGCTTGATATCAATAATATTTTTGAACTAGAAACCGGTTACAAAAGAAATGAGTTAATTGGAAAAAATATTTTTCACTCGGGATTGCTGACCTCAAAATCTTCCGTATCAACAGCGTTTTATTTATCGCGATTAATGATTGGAAAAGATGTTCCAATTTTTGAAATAGATGGAATAAAAAAAGACGGGGATAATATTACATATGAACTTAGGGCTGTTCCTATTTTAGAAAAAGAGGAACTGATTGGTGTACAGGCTATCCTTAGAAATATTTCGGATCGAAAGAAAACCGAAGCAAAACTTCACCACAGTGAGAAACAACTATCGAACCTTATGTCTAGTTTACCAGGCATGGCGTATCGTTCCAGATACGATATAAACTGGACGATGGAGTTTGTTAGTCAGGGTTGTTTAGACCTTACTGGCTTCACGGCTGATGAATTAACTCTTAATTCTAAAATTTCTTATGCAGAACTTATCCATCCAGAAGACAAAGAAAATGTTTTTATAACAATTAGAGAATCAATTAATAAAAAAGCACCATATCAACTTGTCTATCGAATAAGAACAAAAAGCGGGGCAGAAAAATGGGCTTGGGAAAAAGGGACCGCGCAAGTTTCTAAAAAAGGGAAAGTAGAAACTTTAGAGGGGTTTGTCACCGATATTTCAGCCAGAGTCAATACAGAATCTGCTTTAAAAGAAAGTGAAGAACTTTATAAAAAGTTGATTGCAACTTTACCTGATATTATTACCATAACCGATATAAATGGTGAGATACTATTTTTGAATGATATTGGAATTAAATTTAGTGGCCACAAGAATTTTGAAGAAGTTAAAAATAAAAATATAATGGGCTTTATAGCTCAAAAGGATAAAGATAAAGGCTTTAGAAATTTTAAAAATGCACTTACAAAAAAGATTGGCCCACAGGAATACAACTTTGTGAATAGCAAAGGAGAAGAATTTCTTTTTGAGGTGCATCGTGAGGTATTGAGATCTTTTGACGAATCTCCATACGGACTTATTTTCTCGATGAGGGATATAACCTCTCGAAAAAAAGCGGAGATAGAACTTGCTCAATCCGAAGAAAAGTATAGAACTCTTATAGATAGTATTCAGGACGGCGTTTTCTTAATTGTTGATGGAATACTTTTATTTGTTAATAAGGCTTTTTCTAAAATGATAGGATATGAGAATGGCGAGATCGAAGGAGTTTCATTTCTTAAATTTGTGGCTCCTGAAGATGTTGAACTTGTAGTAGGTAATTATAAGTTAAGGCAGGAAGGTAAGCTGGCACCATCGTCATACGAATGGCGCATGCTTCATAAAAACGGCAGCAAGGTTTTTGTAAATATGAGTGCCCGAGTAATTAGTTATCAGGGTAAAAAAGCTACGATTGGAACTCTAAAAGATATTACTCATCAAAAAAAATTAGAACAAATACTGCTCAATCAAAAAAATCTATTTAAGGGGGTTGCAGATGCAGCAAATATACTTTTAACAGAAAGAAATTTTGATCTTGCGATTTCTAACACCTTAAAATCGCTTGGACAATCATCTGATATCGATAGAGTTTATATTTTTGAAAACCATTTTGACTCTAATTCTTCCGAACCATTGTTGAGTCAAAAATATGAGTGGACAAACGGTAAGGTGAGTCCCGAAATTGATAATCCCGAAATGCAAAACCTAAAATACTTTCCAATGTTTGAAAGTTGGTATCCAATATTAAATAACGGCGGGACTGTCAATAATTTGGTGAAGGATTTAAATCCTGAGTTAAAAAATTTACTTAGCATTCAAGGGATAAAATCTATTTTACTCGTACCAATAATGGTTAATAATCAGTTCTGGGGATTTATTGGCTTTGACTATTGTCAATCGGAAAGAATTTGGAGTGAAAGTGAGATATCAATTTTACAAACTACTGCAGCAAATCTCGGTGGTATAATTGAACGAGAAACGACTAAAAAAGAATTGATCGACGCAAAAAATACAGCTGAAGAAATGAGCAAGTTAAAATCTATTTTTCTTGCAAATATGAGTCACGAAATTAGAACTCCACTTATTGCGATTTTAGGTTACACAGAAATACTAAAATCAGAAGTTGAGCATCAAGAGTGGAATGACATGATTACCACAATTATGCAAAGCGGAAAAAGATTAATGGAAACTCTAAATCTTCTTTTAGATCTATCTAAAGTTGAAGCTGATAAAGTTCAAACAAATTACAACGAAATAAACATTGCAGAAGAAGTAACTGAAGTTGTAATTATGCTGGGTCCTGTTGCACAGAAGAAAAATCTTTACTTAAAATCTAAAATTGAAAAGGATGTTGTTCTATCAAAACTTGATAAAAGACTTTTACATTCTATTATCACAAATCTTGTAAACAATGCAATTAAGTACACAAATACAGGCGGAATTACAGTTGAGTTAAGCACCATTAACAGCAACGGAATAGACTATGCGATGATTAGAGTTGTTGATACAGGTATTGGAATTGCAAAAGAAGATCAGGAAAATGTTTTTGAAGAGTTTAGGCAGGTTAGTGAAGGTTACAATCGACATTTTGAAGGTGCCGGCTTAGGATTAACTATCTCTAAAAAGTTTGCAGAAAAAATGGGAGGTAGTATTTCTTTAGAAAGTGAAGTTGGCAAAGGCTCTACGTTTACAGTGGTATTCCAAGCTGAAGGAGAGGGTGTTAAATCAAAACCGATAAATACTATGACTAATGAGAATATTCTACCATCTCCCCTTAGAAAAAGAAGAAAAGTTTTAGTTGTTGATGATGACATTGCGACCAGAAATATTGTTGAACTATTTCTGCGTGGCGAAATTGAACTTGAATCGGCATCTAACAGTGAAGAAGCAACGGATTTAATAAATAAAGAGGTTTATTCCGTTGTTCTTATGGACATAAGCCTTGGCAAAGGTATAAGCGGTGTAGAGTTATTAAAAAATGTTAGAACACTTCCTCAATATAAAAATGTACCTATTATAGCCGTAACTGCTCATGCAATGGTTGGAGATAAAGAAAAGTTTTTATCATCAGGCTTTGATGATTACTTATCCAAACCATTTGGCAAAAAAGATTTGATAAACAAAGTTCGCAGTTGGGTTGCACATGGCAATTCTATTGGTAAGAGTTAA